The following are encoded in a window of Bradyrhizobium sp. WBOS07 genomic DNA:
- a CDS encoding acyl-CoA synthetase — translation MTHPSVHARTTPDKIAYQMAGTGKAITYRELDELSNQGAQLFRSLGLKAGDHIALLMENRLAFMELCWAAQRSGLYYTAISRYLKQDEIDYIIADCGAKVVITTPKCADQIEGLIKGAAGEPIFYMMDEPLPGFRSYDKEAAAQPTTPIADEVAGYDMLYSSGTTGRPKGVKKAFEGKAIDEPNPLLRVLCADMCGMNTDSIYLSPAPLYHAAPLRFNMMAIVLGGTSIIMEHFDAEEFLKLVEKYKVTQSQLVPTMFVRMLKLPEEVRTKYDVSTLKGAIHAAAPCPVDVKAKMIEWWGPILIEYYAGSEGNGVTVCSSQQWLEHRGSVGRAVVGKVKILDENDEEQPVGEIGTVYFADAPAFTYHNDPEKTKKAYNAKGWSTLGDVGYLDKDGFLYLTDRKSYMIISGGVNIYPQETEDVLITHPEVADVAVFGVPNEEMGEEVKAVVQPHDMSRAGKALEADLIAYCKSRLSAIKCPRTIDFEPELPRTPTGKLVKRHLRDRYWPKAAAKI, via the coding sequence ATGACCCACCCCTCCGTCCACGCCCGCACCACGCCCGACAAGATCGCCTATCAGATGGCCGGGACCGGCAAGGCAATCACCTATCGCGAGCTCGACGAGCTCTCGAACCAGGGCGCGCAGCTGTTCCGCTCGCTCGGGCTGAAGGCCGGCGACCACATCGCGCTGCTAATGGAGAACCGTCTCGCCTTCATGGAGCTGTGCTGGGCCGCGCAGCGCAGCGGGCTCTACTACACCGCGATCAGCCGCTATTTGAAGCAGGACGAGATCGACTACATCATCGCCGATTGCGGCGCCAAGGTCGTGATCACCACCCCGAAATGCGCCGACCAGATCGAGGGCCTGATCAAGGGCGCCGCCGGCGAGCCGATCTTCTACATGATGGACGAGCCGCTGCCCGGCTTCCGTTCCTACGACAAGGAGGCCGCCGCGCAGCCGACGACGCCGATCGCAGACGAGGTCGCCGGCTACGACATGCTGTATTCATCCGGCACCACCGGCCGGCCCAAGGGCGTCAAGAAGGCCTTCGAAGGTAAAGCGATCGACGAGCCGAACCCGCTTCTGCGCGTACTCTGCGCCGACATGTGCGGCATGAACACTGACAGCATCTATCTGTCGCCTGCGCCGCTCTATCACGCCGCCCCCTTGCGCTTCAACATGATGGCGATCGTGCTCGGCGGCACCTCCATCATCATGGAGCACTTCGACGCCGAAGAGTTCCTGAAGCTGGTCGAGAAGTACAAGGTCACCCAGTCGCAGCTGGTGCCGACCATGTTCGTGCGCATGCTGAAGCTGCCGGAGGAGGTCCGCACCAAATACGACGTCTCGACGCTCAAAGGCGCCATTCACGCCGCCGCGCCCTGCCCGGTCGACGTCAAGGCAAAGATGATCGAATGGTGGGGACCGATCCTGATCGAGTATTACGCGGGATCGGAGGGCAACGGCGTCACCGTCTGCAGCTCGCAGCAATGGCTGGAGCACCGCGGCAGCGTCGGCCGCGCCGTGGTCGGCAAGGTCAAGATCCTCGACGAGAACGACGAGGAGCAGCCGGTGGGCGAGATCGGCACGGTCTATTTCGCCGACGCACCCGCATTCACCTATCACAACGATCCCGAGAAGACGAAGAAAGCCTATAACGCGAAGGGCTGGTCGACGCTCGGCGATGTCGGCTACCTCGACAAGGACGGCTTCCTCTATCTCACCGACCGCAAGTCCTACATGATCATCTCGGGCGGCGTGAACATCTACCCGCAGGAGACCGAGGACGTTCTGATCACGCATCCTGAGGTCGCCGACGTCGCGGTGTTCGGCGTGCCGAACGAAGAAATGGGCGAAGAGGTGAAGGCGGTGGTGCAGCCGCACGACATGAGCCGCGCCGGCAAGGCGCTCGAGGCCGATTTGATCGCCTATTGCAAGAGCCGCCTCTCCGCCATCAAGTGCCCGCGCACGATCGATTTCGAGCCCGAGCTGCCGCGCACGCCGACCGGCAAGCTGGTGAAGCGGCATCTGCG
- a CDS encoding acetyl-CoA C-acetyltransferase: MAEAYIVAAARTAGGRKGGRLAGWHPADLAAKVLDELVDRTKVDPALVEDVIMGCVMQVGEQSNNVARNAVMASKLPESVPGTSIDRQCGSSQQALHFAAQAVMSGAMDVVIAAGVESMTRVPMGLSSQLPAKNGFGNYKSPGIEKKYPNIVFSQFTGAEMMAERYGLSKDELDQFSYDSHQRAIAATQAGHFKKEIVPLEITRADGSKDTHHIDEGIRFDVTLDGIKGVKLIAENGKLSAASASQICDGASGVMVMNERGLKQLGVKPIARVHHMTMMGGDPVIMLDAPLHATKRALEKAGMKIGDIDLFEVNEAFASVPTAWLKTTGADPERLNVNGGAIALGHPLGGSGTKLMTTLVHALHQRGKRYGLQTMCEGGGMANVTIVERL; encoded by the coding sequence ATGGCCGAGGCTTACATCGTCGCCGCTGCGCGTACCGCCGGCGGGCGCAAGGGGGGCCGTCTCGCCGGCTGGCATCCGGCCGATCTCGCCGCGAAGGTGCTGGACGAGCTGGTCGATCGCACCAAGGTCGATCCTGCCCTGGTCGAGGACGTGATCATGGGCTGCGTCATGCAGGTCGGCGAGCAGTCCAACAACGTCGCGCGCAACGCGGTGATGGCCTCGAAGCTGCCGGAGAGCGTGCCGGGCACCTCGATCGACCGCCAGTGCGGCTCCTCGCAGCAGGCGCTGCACTTCGCCGCGCAGGCGGTGATGTCGGGCGCCATGGACGTCGTGATCGCCGCCGGCGTGGAATCGATGACGCGCGTGCCGATGGGCCTGTCCTCGCAGCTTCCGGCCAAGAACGGCTTTGGCAATTACAAGAGCCCGGGCATCGAGAAGAAGTATCCGAACATCGTCTTCAGCCAGTTCACCGGCGCGGAGATGATGGCCGAGCGATACGGCCTCTCCAAGGATGAGCTCGACCAATTTTCCTACGACAGCCATCAACGCGCGATCGCGGCGACGCAGGCCGGCCACTTCAAGAAAGAGATCGTGCCGCTCGAGATCACCCGCGCCGACGGCTCCAAGGACACCCACCATATCGACGAAGGCATCCGCTTCGACGTCACGCTCGACGGCATCAAGGGCGTCAAGCTGATCGCCGAGAACGGCAAGCTCAGCGCCGCCAGCGCCAGCCAGATCTGCGATGGCGCCTCCGGCGTCATGGTGATGAACGAGCGCGGCCTGAAGCAGCTCGGCGTCAAGCCGATCGCGCGCGTCCACCACATGACCATGATGGGCGGCGATCCCGTCATCATGCTGGACGCGCCTTTGCACGCGACCAAGCGCGCGCTGGAGAAGGCCGGCATGAAGATCGGCGACATCGACCTGTTCGAGGTCAACGAGGCCTTCGCCTCGGTGCCGACCGCGTGGCTGAAGACCACCGGCGCCGATCCCGAGCGTCTCAACGTCAACGGCGGCGCCATCGCGCTCGGCCATCCCCTCGGCGGCTCCGGCACCAAGCTGATGACGACGCTGGTGCACGCCCTGCATCAGCGCGGCAAGCGCTACGGCCTGCAGACCATGTGCGAAGGCGGCGGCATGGCCAATGTGACGATCGTGGAGCGGCTGTAG
- a CDS encoding TetR family transcriptional regulator, protein MLVAASELMIERSSIEISLSDIAQKSGANAALVKYHFGNKDGLLLALLARDAATEMSNLEYLLAQPITSTAKLKLHIAGIIRAYHRFPYMNRLIHYLLHETSADSADEVSQFFVAPLLDFHRRLLAEGVSRGEFRATDPVLFYTSLIGACDHLFFGRHAMSRATGVGPVTDDVCRQYIKHMETLICGGILTQAGEAVAAG, encoded by the coding sequence TTGCTCGTGGCCGCGAGCGAGCTGATGATCGAACGCTCCTCAATCGAGATCTCGCTGTCCGACATCGCGCAGAAGTCGGGCGCCAACGCCGCGCTGGTCAAATATCATTTCGGCAACAAGGACGGCCTGCTGCTGGCGCTGCTGGCGCGCGATGCAGCGACCGAGATGTCCAACCTCGAATATCTGCTGGCGCAACCGATCACGTCGACGGCGAAGCTGAAGCTGCATATCGCCGGCATCATCCGCGCCTATCACCGGTTTCCCTATATGAACCGGCTGATCCATTATCTTCTGCACGAAACCAGTGCCGACTCTGCCGACGAAGTCTCGCAATTCTTCGTCGCGCCGCTGCTGGATTTCCACCGCCGCCTGCTCGCGGAGGGCGTCAGCCGCGGCGAATTCCGCGCCACCGATCCGGTGCTGTTCTACACCAGCCTGATCGGCGCCTGCGATCACCTGTTCTTCGGCCGGCACGCGATGTCCCGCGCGACCGGCGTCGGTCCGGTCACCGACGACGTCTGCCGGCAGTACATCAAGCACATGGAAACGTTGATCTGTGGCGGCATCCTCACGCAAGCCGGGGAAGCCGTTGCAGCCGGATGA
- a CDS encoding SDR family NAD(P)-dependent oxidoreductase: MQLKDVAVLITGGGSGLGEATARAMAARGAKIGVIDQNKDNAEKVAAEVKGIALHADVTSEEQIKAAIAKAEAAHGVARVLMNCAGIGGSQRIVGRDGVYPLEKFARIINVNLIGTFNCLRLFAERLVTIEPVGEERGVIINTASVAAYEGQIGQIAYSASKGGVVGLTLPAARDLASQKIRVNTIAPGLFFTPLLMGLNEEARKSLGAQVPHPSRLGDAAEYGSLAVHIVENPMLNGETIRLDGAIRMAPR, translated from the coding sequence ATGCAGTTGAAAGACGTAGCCGTTCTCATCACCGGCGGCGGTTCGGGCCTGGGCGAAGCCACCGCCCGCGCCATGGCGGCCAGGGGCGCCAAGATCGGCGTGATCGACCAGAACAAGGACAACGCCGAGAAGGTCGCTGCTGAAGTGAAGGGCATTGCGCTGCATGCCGACGTCACCAGCGAAGAGCAGATCAAGGCGGCAATCGCGAAAGCCGAGGCCGCACATGGTGTCGCCCGCGTGCTGATGAACTGCGCCGGCATCGGCGGCTCGCAGCGCATCGTCGGCCGCGACGGCGTCTATCCGCTCGAGAAGTTCGCGCGCATCATCAACGTCAATCTGATCGGCACCTTCAACTGCCTGCGTCTGTTCGCCGAGCGCCTCGTCACGATCGAGCCGGTCGGCGAAGAGCGGGGCGTCATCATCAATACGGCGTCGGTCGCGGCTTACGAAGGCCAGATCGGCCAGATCGCCTATTCGGCCTCGAAGGGCGGCGTTGTCGGCCTGACCTTGCCGGCCGCGCGCGATCTCGCCAGCCAGAAGATCCGCGTCAACACCATCGCGCCCGGCCTGTTCTTCACGCCGCTGCTGATGGGCCTGAACGAAGAAGCCCGCAAGAGCCTGGGTGCCCAGGTGCCGCATCCCTCGCGTCTCGGCGATGCCGCCGAATACGGCTCGCTCGCGGTGCACATCGTCGAGAACCCGATGCTGAACGGCGAGACCATCCGTCTCGATGGCGCCATCCGCATGGCGCCGCGGTAG
- a CDS encoding enoyl-CoA hydratase/isomerase family protein: MSQPLLIEHDDGVDRVTLNRPEHLNALDPALIDALNDYFQGLQRNRDTRVVVLRGAGKNFCAGLDLKAAMARRAGQQEPPGVTESLDSQRRIADIVMLMRRCPQPILALVQGAAAGGGFALALASDIRIATKSARMNCAFIKLGLGGCDIGTSYFLPRLVGVSVASELVLTGRFIGAERALAVGLVSEVVDEDKLDEAAEPYVEAMMTASPVGLRLSKECLNMSVDAGSLEAAIAMEDRNQVLCSRSEEFSEGIRAFLEKRKPVYIKR, translated from the coding sequence ATGTCCCAACCGCTGCTGATCGAGCATGACGACGGCGTCGACCGGGTGACGCTCAATCGTCCTGAACACCTCAACGCGCTCGATCCTGCGCTGATCGACGCGCTCAACGACTATTTCCAGGGCCTCCAACGAAATCGCGACACCCGCGTGGTGGTGCTGAGGGGAGCCGGCAAGAATTTCTGCGCGGGCCTCGATCTCAAGGCGGCGATGGCGCGCCGTGCCGGGCAGCAGGAGCCGCCGGGCGTCACGGAATCGCTGGATTCGCAACGCCGCATCGCCGACATCGTGATGCTGATGCGGCGTTGTCCGCAGCCGATCCTGGCGCTGGTGCAGGGCGCGGCCGCCGGCGGCGGCTTTGCGCTGGCACTCGCCTCCGACATCCGCATCGCGACGAAATCGGCGCGGATGAATTGCGCCTTCATCAAGCTCGGCCTCGGCGGCTGCGACATCGGCACCAGCTACTTCCTGCCGCGCCTCGTCGGCGTCTCCGTCGCATCGGAACTGGTCCTCACCGGGCGCTTCATCGGAGCCGAGCGGGCGCTTGCGGTCGGCCTGGTCTCGGAGGTCGTGGACGAGGACAAGCTCGACGAAGCGGCCGAGCCCTATGTCGAGGCGATGATGACGGCTTCGCCGGTGGGGCTGCGCCTGTCCAAGGAATGCCTCAACATGAGCGTCGATGCCGGATCGCTGGAGGCGGCGATCGCGATGGAGGATCGCAACCAGGTCCTGTGCAGCCGCTCTGAAGAATTTTCGGAAGGCATCAGGGCCTTCCTTGAGAAGCGAAAGCCTGTCTATATCAAGCGCTGA
- a CDS encoding AMP-binding protein, whose product MSGSAAAVMTKPAFRKVEWLKRDIDVERRADGTVVLKSRIPLQAYETHIPASLAKWAKEAPERIWLAQRGGPNREWRKVSYGEAKRTVDALTQGLLNLRLDGRPVAILSGNSIEHALMTQAAMQARSPAAPVSPAYSLMSHDHVKLKYLFDLIKPAVLMVQDGPTFEKALKALDLSGVTVVHVARPCDGITSVSFAELAATPVTKDVADSIARITPQTVGKLLFTSGSTGMPKAVINTQEMMCANAAMMMQVRPRSPDGPIATMLDWMPWNHTMGGNAAFHPILVDGGTLYIDDGRPMPGQFEETLRNLREISPTYYANVPAGYAALAAAMEKDDALCRSFFKNLSIMAYGGARLPDDLYDRMQALAVKTTGERIVFYTGWGSTETAPTSTGTYWDTERVGLIGLPFPGVELKMVPCGSKYELRLRGVNVTPGYFGQPELTKKMFDEEGFYCIGDAGVFVDDADPVKGIIFAGRVVEDFKLTTGTFVHVGSLRTDAIAAATPVVHDALVAGQDRAFIGLLAWPNLHACRQLVGNPDLSFADAVKHPEVVACFRRGLEAHNKECEGASSRIIARAMLMVEPPSIDGNELTDKGYINQRAGLERRAVLVERLYADRPDGDVIVLR is encoded by the coding sequence ATGAGTGGAAGCGCGGCGGCTGTGATGACGAAGCCCGCCTTTCGCAAGGTCGAATGGCTCAAGCGCGACATCGACGTCGAGCGCCGCGCCGACGGCACGGTGGTGCTGAAGTCGCGCATTCCGCTGCAAGCTTACGAGACGCACATTCCGGCGTCGCTGGCGAAGTGGGCGAAGGAAGCGCCCGAGCGTATTTGGCTGGCGCAGCGCGGCGGCCCGAACCGCGAATGGCGCAAGGTGTCCTATGGCGAAGCCAAGCGTACCGTGGATGCGCTGACGCAAGGTCTGCTCAATCTCCGGCTCGACGGGCGGCCAGTCGCGATCCTCTCCGGCAATTCGATCGAGCATGCGCTGATGACGCAGGCCGCGATGCAGGCACGCTCACCCGCGGCGCCGGTGTCGCCGGCCTACTCGCTGATGAGCCACGATCACGTCAAGCTGAAGTACCTGTTCGACCTGATCAAGCCGGCCGTGCTGATGGTCCAGGACGGTCCGACCTTCGAGAAGGCGCTGAAGGCGCTCGATCTCTCCGGCGTCACCGTGGTGCACGTCGCGAGGCCCTGCGACGGCATCACGAGCGTCAGCTTTGCCGAGTTGGCGGCCACGCCGGTGACGAAGGATGTCGCGGATTCGATCGCAAGAATCACGCCGCAGACCGTCGGTAAGTTGCTGTTCACGTCGGGCTCGACCGGCATGCCGAAGGCCGTCATCAACACGCAAGAGATGATGTGCGCCAATGCCGCGATGATGATGCAGGTGCGGCCGCGCTCGCCTGACGGCCCGATCGCGACCATGCTGGACTGGATGCCCTGGAATCACACCATGGGCGGCAATGCGGCGTTTCATCCGATCCTGGTCGATGGCGGCACGCTCTATATCGACGACGGCCGGCCGATGCCGGGCCAGTTCGAGGAGACGCTGCGGAACCTGCGCGAGATCTCGCCGACCTATTACGCCAACGTGCCGGCCGGTTATGCCGCGCTCGCTGCCGCCATGGAGAAGGACGACGCGCTTTGCCGCTCGTTCTTCAAGAACCTGTCGATCATGGCCTATGGCGGCGCGCGGCTGCCCGACGATCTCTACGATCGCATGCAGGCCCTCGCCGTGAAGACCACCGGCGAGCGCATCGTGTTCTATACCGGCTGGGGTTCGACCGAGACCGCGCCGACCTCAACCGGCACCTATTGGGACACCGAGCGCGTCGGCCTGATCGGCCTGCCGTTCCCGGGGGTCGAGTTGAAGATGGTGCCGTGCGGCTCGAAATACGAGCTGCGCCTGCGCGGCGTCAACGTCACCCCGGGTTATTTCGGCCAGCCGGAGCTGACCAAGAAGATGTTCGACGAGGAAGGGTTTTACTGCATCGGCGATGCCGGCGTGTTCGTCGACGATGCCGATCCGGTAAAGGGCATCATCTTCGCGGGCCGCGTGGTCGAGGACTTCAAGCTCACCACCGGCACATTCGTGCATGTCGGCTCGCTCCGCACCGATGCGATCGCAGCCGCAACGCCTGTGGTGCATGACGCGCTGGTCGCGGGGCAGGATCGCGCCTTCATCGGCCTGCTGGCCTGGCCGAACCTGCATGCCTGCCGCCAGCTCGTCGGCAATCCTGATCTCAGCTTTGCCGACGCGGTGAAGCATCCCGAGGTGGTTGCCTGCTTCCGCCGCGGCCTGGAAGCTCATAATAAGGAATGCGAGGGCGCCAGCAGCCGCATCATCGCGCGCGCGATGCTGATGGTCGAGCCGCCCTCGATCGACGGCAATGAGCTCACCGACAAGGGCTACATCAACCAGCGCGCCGGCCTCGAGCGCCGCGCCGTGCTGGTCGAGCGGCTCTATGCGGACAGGCCGGATGGCGACGTGATCGTGCTGCGATGA
- a CDS encoding acyl-CoA dehydrogenase family protein: protein MNFDFSDDQKQLRDQARKFLAEKCSPKAVRVVLDGKAPYDKELWKGLAEMGFLGVAIPEEFGGAGAGHLELCVIAEEMGRANAPVPFSSTVYLAAEALLIAGSDAQKKRWLPAIASGEAIGTLALFEGKGNPAPKNVKLTAANGVLNGVKKPVADGAIADFAVVAARTGSSGRDNDISLFLVDLKAGGVEVKNLTNLDPTRGQAEMTFKDCKAEPLGAAGEGWSILTEVLDRAAVLCAFEQVGGADRALEMGRDYALDRIAFGRQIGSFQAVKHMLADMYVSATLARSNSYYGAWALSTNAAELSEAAAAARISATQAFQHCAKNNIQVHGGMGFTWEFDCHMYYRRANAMALGLGSMSYWEDQLIDRMRKKNAA, encoded by the coding sequence ATGAACTTCGACTTCTCCGACGATCAGAAGCAGCTCCGCGACCAGGCGCGCAAATTCCTCGCCGAGAAATGCTCGCCCAAGGCGGTGCGCGTGGTGCTCGACGGCAAGGCGCCTTACGACAAGGAGCTGTGGAAGGGCCTCGCCGAGATGGGCTTTCTTGGTGTCGCTATTCCCGAGGAGTTCGGCGGAGCGGGCGCCGGTCATCTCGAGCTCTGCGTGATCGCGGAGGAGATGGGGCGGGCCAACGCACCGGTGCCGTTCTCCTCGACCGTGTATCTTGCCGCCGAAGCGCTGCTGATAGCCGGCAGCGACGCGCAGAAGAAGAGATGGCTGCCGGCGATCGCCTCGGGCGAAGCCATCGGCACGCTGGCGCTGTTCGAGGGCAAGGGCAATCCGGCGCCGAAGAATGTCAAGCTCACGGCTGCGAACGGCGTGCTCAACGGGGTCAAGAAGCCGGTCGCCGACGGCGCCATCGCCGACTTCGCGGTGGTCGCCGCGCGCACCGGATCGAGCGGCCGCGACAACGACATCTCGCTGTTCCTGGTCGATCTCAAGGCGGGCGGCGTCGAGGTCAAGAACCTCACCAATCTCGATCCGACCCGCGGGCAGGCCGAGATGACCTTCAAGGACTGCAAGGCGGAGCCGCTCGGCGCGGCCGGGGAAGGCTGGAGCATCCTCACAGAGGTGCTCGACCGCGCCGCGGTGCTGTGTGCGTTCGAGCAGGTCGGCGGCGCCGATCGCGCGTTGGAGATGGGCCGCGACTACGCGCTCGACCGCATCGCCTTCGGCCGTCAGATCGGCTCGTTCCAGGCCGTCAAGCACATGCTCGCCGACATGTACGTCTCGGCGACGCTGGCGCGCTCCAACAGCTATTACGGCGCCTGGGCGCTCTCGACCAATGCCGCTGAGCTGTCGGAAGCTGCGGCCGCCGCGCGCATCAGCGCGACGCAGGCGTTCCAGCACTGCGCCAAGAACAACATCCAGGTTCACGGCGGCATGGGCTTCACCTGGGAGTTCGACTGCCACATGTACTACCGCCGCGCCAACGCCATGGCGCTGGGGCTCGGCAGCATGTCCTATTGGGAGGACCAGTTGATCGATCGCATGCGCAAGAAGAACGCGGCGTAA
- a CDS encoding acyl-CoA dehydrogenase, which produces MNFDDTPQEAEFRATARAWIAANAPKQYEEELRKSSLGRTVLKNANILDVAKAWQKKKADAGWACLHWPKEYGGRGSSPIERVIWSQEEGPFGQLSRMFIIGHGMCGPTMMAFAREEHKRTYLPPLASGEKVWCQLFSEPAGGSDVAGLRTRAEKDGDDWIVNGQKIWTSGAHYSDYGILLTRTDPTVPKHKGLTMFFLDMKSPGVEVRPIKQASGASDFNEVYFTNVRIPGHQRLGEVGDGWNVSLTTLMNERSAIGAAVSTGFPELFEYCSSLMLDDGPAIEDRAVRSKLANWAVKASGLKYTSMRAISALSKGERPGPENSIGKLVAGSMIQDVATYALDLQGASGVISGEDAELAGRFQAMLLRAPGTRVEGGTDEIMRNIIAERVLGLPGDIRVDKDVPFNKIPTKGRG; this is translated from the coding sequence ATGAACTTCGACGACACCCCGCAGGAAGCCGAATTTCGCGCCACCGCCCGCGCCTGGATCGCGGCGAACGCGCCCAAGCAATACGAGGAAGAGCTGCGCAAATCCTCGCTCGGCCGCACCGTGCTCAAGAACGCCAATATCCTGGACGTCGCAAAGGCCTGGCAGAAGAAGAAGGCCGATGCCGGCTGGGCCTGCCTGCACTGGCCGAAGGAATATGGCGGCCGCGGATCCTCGCCGATCGAACGCGTGATCTGGTCGCAGGAAGAGGGGCCGTTCGGCCAGCTCTCCCGCATGTTCATCATCGGCCACGGCATGTGCGGGCCGACCATGATGGCGTTCGCGCGCGAGGAGCATAAGCGCACCTATCTGCCGCCGCTCGCCTCCGGCGAGAAGGTCTGGTGCCAGCTGTTCTCCGAGCCCGCCGGCGGCTCCGACGTCGCAGGGCTCCGGACGCGTGCGGAGAAGGACGGTGACGACTGGATCGTCAACGGCCAGAAGATCTGGACCTCGGGCGCGCATTATTCCGACTACGGCATCCTCTTGACGCGCACCGATCCGACCGTGCCCAAGCACAAGGGCCTCACCATGTTCTTCCTGGACATGAAGAGTCCTGGTGTCGAGGTGCGGCCGATCAAGCAGGCGAGCGGGGCCTCCGACTTCAACGAGGTCTATTTCACCAATGTCCGTATCCCCGGCCACCAGCGCCTCGGCGAGGTCGGCGACGGCTGGAACGTCTCGCTGACCACGCTGATGAACGAGCGCAGCGCGATCGGCGCGGCGGTCTCGACCGGATTCCCGGAATTGTTCGAATATTGCTCCAGCCTGATGCTCGATGACGGTCCTGCGATCGAGGATCGCGCGGTGCGCTCGAAGCTGGCGAACTGGGCGGTGAAGGCGAGCGGGCTGAAATACACCAGCATGCGCGCGATCTCGGCGCTGTCGAAGGGCGAGCGGCCGGGGCCGGAAAACTCCATCGGCAAGCTGGTGGCGGGCTCGATGATCCAGGACGTCGCGACCTACGCACTGGACCTGCAGGGTGCGAGCGGCGTGATTAGCGGCGAGGATGCGGAGCTGGCGGGCCGTTTTCAGGCCATGCTGCTGCGTGCGCCAGGAACGCGCGTCGAGGGCGGCACCGACGAGATCATGCGCAACATCATCGCCGAGCGGGTGCTGGGCCTGCCCGGCGACATCCGTGTCGACAAGGACGTGCCGTTCAACAAGATCCCGACCAAGGGAAGAGGCTAG
- a CDS encoding acyl-CoA dehydrogenase, which produces MNFDDTPQEAAFRETARKWIDANAPKELHAELSKSSLGRIRLANRDIVEVGKAWQKKKFEGNWACLHWPREYGGRGATPIEKVIWQQEEGVYGKLTQPFQIGEGMCGPTVMAFGSEDAKRRYLPKLASGEEIWCQLFSEPSAGSDVAGLRTRAEKKGDSWVVNGQKIWTSGAHYSDYGLLIARTDPNVPKHKGLTMFFLDMKSPGVEVRPIKQANGMQEFNEVYFTDVVIPDSQRLGAVGDGWSVSLTTLMNERMSIGARLATGVPEMFEFCSNLMLEDGPAIDDPAVRSKLASWAAKSNGLKFTSYRTISALSKGERPGPENSIGKLVSGMMLQDIATYAMDLQGAAGVLTGNDEETVQGQFQQMLLSSPSMRIAGGTDEILRNIIAERVLGLPGDIRVDKDVPYNKIPTKGR; this is translated from the coding sequence ATGAATTTCGACGACACGCCGCAGGAAGCCGCATTCCGCGAGACCGCGCGCAAATGGATCGACGCCAACGCGCCGAAGGAGCTGCATGCCGAGCTGTCAAAATCTTCGCTCGGCCGTATCCGCCTCGCCAATCGCGACATCGTCGAGGTCGGCAAGGCCTGGCAGAAGAAGAAGTTCGAGGGCAATTGGGCCTGCCTGCACTGGCCTAGGGAATATGGCGGGCGTGGCGCGACGCCGATCGAGAAAGTGATCTGGCAGCAGGAGGAGGGCGTCTACGGCAAGCTGACGCAGCCGTTCCAGATCGGCGAGGGCATGTGCGGCCCGACCGTGATGGCGTTCGGCAGCGAGGACGCGAAGCGCCGGTATCTGCCGAAGCTCGCCTCGGGCGAGGAGATCTGGTGCCAGCTGTTTTCCGAACCGTCCGCCGGCTCGGACGTCGCGGGGCTTCGCACCCGCGCGGAGAAGAAGGGCGATAGCTGGGTCGTCAACGGCCAGAAGATCTGGACCTCGGGCGCGCATTACTCCGATTACGGCCTTTTGATCGCGCGCACCGATCCGAACGTGCCCAAGCACAAGGGCCTCACCATGTTCTTCCTGGACATGAAGAGCCCCGGCGTCGAGGTGCGTCCGATCAAGCAGGCCAACGGCATGCAGGAGTTCAACGAGGTCTATTTCACCGACGTGGTGATCCCCGACAGCCAGCGTCTCGGCGCCGTCGGCGATGGCTGGAGCGTGTCGCTGACCACGCTGATGAACGAGCGCATGTCGATCGGCGCGCGGCTTGCGACCGGCGTGCCTGAGATGTTCGAGTTCTGCTCAAACCTCATGCTCGAGGATGGCCCGGCGATCGACGATCCCGCCGTGCGCTCGAAGCTGGCGAGCTGGGCGGCGAAGTCGAACGGGCTGAAGTTCACGAGCTACCGCACCATCTCGGCGCTGTCGAAGGGCGAGCGGCCGGGTCCGGAGAACTCGATCGGCAAGCTCGTCTCCGGCATGATGCTGCAGGACATCGCGACCTACGCCATGGACCTGCAGGGCGCGGCCGGCGTGCTCACCGGCAACGACGAGGAGACGGTGCAAGGCCAGTTCCAGCAGATGCTGCTGTCCTCGCCCTCGATGCGCATCGCCGGCGGCACCGACGAGATCCTGCGCAACATCATCGCCGAGCGCGTGCTGGGCCTGCCCGGCGACATCCGCGTCGACAAGGACGTGCCGTACAACAAGATCCCGACCAAGGGACGGTGA